The following are encoded together in the Terriglobia bacterium genome:
- a CDS encoding PQQ-dependent dehydrogenase, methanol/ethanol family yields the protein MMKRILVLASAAALLAAVTFLAQGRGQGPQRQAPDPAVTNDQLLNTAKAPENWLMYGGSYMNQRYSLLNQITPANVKDLELKWVFQSRSLEKHEVTPLVVNGVMYTIQSPNDIVALDAVTGKTIWNYSHKPDKAAHNCCGNLTRGLAILGDKLFLAAYDARMIAIDAKTGKELWNTEAADPKQGYAFTVAPLVIKDKVIAGTAGGEFGVRGFIAAWDVNTGKEVWRFNTIPGPGEPGHETWSGDSWMHGGAPIWVTGSYDPDLNLTYWGTGNPGPDWDGDARLGDNLYSCSVIALNPDTGKLQWHYQFSPHNEFDWDSTQTPVLADIEWQGRNRKVMLWANRSGMYYVLDRISGEFMKGQPFVKTNWATGFDRAGRPIFAPGIVPTKQGTLVYPGNQGGTNWYPPSFSPRTGLFYIPAWENSSSTYVKGEAPPEFHDGQTFSGPFPKGGATGEDEYSAVRAIDPKTGEKKWDFRQPVRQTEAGILTTASDLLFSGARDGTFYALDARDGKLLWQTSLGPSVAAGPMSYSVNGKQYLTIMVGSSLFTFGLRQ from the coding sequence ATGATGAAGCGCATTTTAGTTCTGGCATCGGCCGCAGCCCTGCTCGCTGCGGTTACGTTCCTGGCTCAGGGGCGAGGACAGGGGCCGCAACGCCAGGCGCCGGATCCGGCTGTCACGAACGATCAGCTCTTGAACACGGCGAAAGCGCCGGAGAACTGGCTCATGTACGGTGGTTCATACATGAACCAGCGGTACAGCCTGCTGAATCAGATCACGCCGGCGAACGTGAAAGATCTCGAGCTGAAGTGGGTATTTCAATCGCGCTCGCTCGAAAAGCACGAAGTCACGCCGCTTGTCGTGAATGGCGTGATGTACACGATCCAGAGCCCGAACGATATCGTGGCGTTGGACGCCGTCACCGGCAAGACGATCTGGAACTACTCGCACAAGCCGGATAAGGCCGCCCACAATTGCTGCGGGAATTTGACACGCGGCCTCGCCATCCTCGGCGACAAGTTGTTTCTCGCGGCCTATGACGCGCGCATGATCGCAATTGACGCCAAGACCGGCAAAGAGCTGTGGAACACCGAAGCCGCCGATCCGAAGCAGGGTTACGCGTTCACGGTTGCGCCGCTTGTCATCAAGGACAAAGTCATCGCCGGCACGGCAGGTGGTGAGTTCGGCGTCCGCGGTTTCATCGCTGCGTGGGATGTGAATACCGGCAAGGAAGTGTGGCGCTTCAACACCATTCCCGGACCCGGCGAGCCCGGCCATGAAACATGGAGCGGCGACTCCTGGATGCACGGCGGCGCGCCGATATGGGTTACCGGTTCCTATGATCCGGATTTGAACCTCACTTATTGGGGCACCGGAAACCCCGGTCCCGATTGGGATGGCGATGCGCGGCTCGGCGATAATTTGTACAGCTGTTCCGTCATCGCGCTGAATCCCGACACCGGAAAGCTTCAGTGGCATTACCAGTTTTCTCCGCACAACGAATTCGATTGGGACTCCACGCAGACGCCTGTTCTGGCCGACATCGAATGGCAGGGACGGAACCGCAAAGTGATGCTGTGGGCCAATCGCAGCGGCATGTACTATGTTCTCGACCGGATCAGCGGCGAATTCATGAAAGGCCAGCCCTTCGTCAAGACAAACTGGGCGACAGGTTTCGATCGGGCAGGCCGGCCGATCTTTGCTCCGGGGATTGTGCCCACCAAACAAGGGACACTGGTTTACCCCGGTAATCAGGGAGGTACGAACTGGTATCCGCCGTCATTCAGCCCCCGCACCGGTCTTTTCTATATTCCGGCATGGGAAAACAGCTCGAGCACATACGTCAAAGGCGAAGCACCGCCGGAGTTTCATGATGGCCAGACTTTTTCGGGCCCGTTCCCGAAGGGCGGCGCCACCGGCGAGGACGAGTACTCGGCTGTACGCGCGATCGATCCGAAGACGGGTGAAAAGAAGTGGGATTTCCGCCAGCCCGTGCGGCAAACCGAGGCCGGCATTCTCACGACGGCTTCCGATCTTTTGTTCAGCGGCGCGCGGGACGGCACGTTCTACGCGCTCGACGCCCGCGACGGGAAACTCCTGTGGCAGACCAGCCTTGGACCATCCGTCGCCGCCGGGCCGATGTCCTACTCTGTGAACGGCAAGCAATACCTCACCATCATGGTGGGCAGTTCGCTGTTCACGTTCGGTTTGCGACAATAG
- a CDS encoding TlpA disulfide reductase family protein, which produces MPEKSFWAGTVELAPGVHLPFQMYLDLEGKKAGYFLVGEEKTPIPEVESAPSQVALKFSEYGAEMHGDWNGGGLTGDYMRIRSTGTKSFKFTAAPERQPQPAERVDIAPAGNYQVDETTVARLWKKDGGAYGTFIATDGDYGLLAGRLAGRGVQFNRFTGWQAISIILGPAWNGTLQGKYYAAANDKPQELVLRPRSDLNLELPAAQQTVMKDSGAGFSFSGVSLDGATVRNTDERFKGKALILDIMGTWCHNCLDEAPLLEQLQREYGKDGLEIVGLSFEINADPVLAKKNLQLFKDRFGLTYTLLFCGSLDDENVKAKIQGQLEHFFAYPTTVFLDKSHQVQFIHSGFNGPGTGDRFQAQQGEFRDLVNKLGLYNVAAESKPIK; this is translated from the coding sequence ATGCCGGAAAAAAGTTTCTGGGCCGGGACTGTAGAACTCGCTCCGGGCGTCCATCTGCCGTTTCAGATGTATCTGGACCTGGAGGGGAAGAAGGCCGGCTATTTTCTGGTGGGCGAAGAGAAGACGCCGATCCCCGAAGTGGAATCCGCTCCCTCCCAGGTCGCGTTGAAGTTCTCCGAGTACGGCGCAGAAATGCACGGCGATTGGAACGGCGGTGGCCTGACAGGCGACTACATGCGGATCCGGTCGACCGGAACGAAGTCGTTCAAATTCACAGCCGCCCCGGAACGCCAACCTCAGCCGGCCGAGCGTGTGGACATTGCACCGGCAGGGAACTATCAGGTCGATGAAACTACGGTCGCCAGGCTTTGGAAAAAGGACGGTGGCGCCTACGGAACTTTCATCGCTACCGACGGCGACTATGGGCTCCTCGCGGGACGGCTCGCCGGACGCGGCGTTCAGTTCAACCGGTTTACCGGATGGCAGGCGATTTCGATCATTCTCGGACCTGCGTGGAACGGAACGTTGCAGGGAAAGTATTATGCCGCCGCGAATGATAAGCCTCAGGAACTGGTCTTGCGCCCTCGCTCCGACCTTAATTTAGAGCTGCCTGCGGCCCAGCAGACCGTGATGAAAGACTCCGGCGCGGGATTTTCCTTCTCTGGTGTTTCACTCGACGGGGCCACGGTTCGAAACACCGATGAGCGTTTCAAGGGTAAAGCGCTCATCCTCGACATCATGGGAACCTGGTGTCATAACTGTCTCGACGAGGCGCCTTTGCTCGAGCAGCTTCAGCGGGAATACGGCAAAGACGGTCTGGAAATTGTCGGACTCTCTTTCGAGATCAATGCCGATCCCGTGCTCGCAAAGAAAAATCTTCAGCTCTTCAAAGATCGCTTCGGCCTGACCTATACCCTCCTGTTCTGCGGAAGTCTCGACGACGAGAACGTGAAAGCGAAGATCCAAGGCCAGCTGGAGCACTTTTTTGCGTACCCCACAACGGTCTTTCTCGATAAGAGTCATCAGGTTCAGTTCATACACAGCGGATTCAACGGACCGGGAACTGGAGACCGGTTTCAGGCCCAGCAGGGGGAATTTCGCGACCTTGTAAACAAGCTGGGCTTGTATAATGTCGCGGCAGAGTCCAAACCAATAAAGTGA
- a CDS encoding VOC family protein, with the protein MKTISRRNLLQSLPFFAIAPRFLSQTSKPVVSVKALNYFALEVSDMKRSLDFYQGLFGMPVQLHRDGGVLLRIGNGPQFMSLMPAGSNPPRIVPNVGMSVGNFNADRIVATLLEHGVTKAQASDPGLSGGPMKVRIKMRDRTQEVYLGDPDGLVLQLQDTSFCGGSGPLGNMCLAKPEPSPKQGLMAVKNLSHFTINSSDGNRSNAFYREVFGLPDRSKQGAAVGLGVGPGVMFLMFAGGGGGRGGAPAAPKPASINHVCMNMENFVPDAVMKTLASYGIPQRENPQGPVGPLKSYISLRMENRGGAPGGTPELYFTDPDGLLLQLQDVTYCGGAGFLGNVCVG; encoded by the coding sequence ATGAAAACCATCAGCCGCCGGAACCTTCTTCAATCTCTTCCGTTCTTCGCAATTGCACCACGTTTCCTGAGCCAAACCTCGAAGCCTGTCGTGTCCGTGAAGGCGCTCAACTACTTCGCGCTCGAAGTGTCGGACATGAAACGGTCTCTCGACTTCTATCAGGGGCTGTTCGGCATGCCCGTGCAGCTCCACCGCGACGGGGGTGTGCTGCTGCGCATCGGCAACGGTCCGCAGTTCATGTCGCTGATGCCGGCTGGTTCGAACCCGCCGCGGATTGTTCCGAACGTGGGCATGAGCGTCGGGAACTTCAATGCGGATCGGATTGTTGCAACCTTGCTCGAGCATGGTGTGACGAAAGCGCAGGCTTCCGATCCCGGTCTCAGCGGTGGCCCGATGAAGGTCCGCATCAAGATGCGTGATCGCACGCAGGAAGTTTACCTCGGCGATCCGGATGGCCTCGTTCTGCAATTGCAGGATACGAGCTTTTGCGGAGGCAGCGGACCATTGGGAAACATGTGCCTCGCCAAGCCGGAGCCTTCGCCAAAGCAGGGGCTCATGGCCGTCAAAAATCTCAGCCACTTCACGATCAACTCTTCCGACGGCAACCGGTCGAATGCATTTTATCGCGAAGTGTTCGGCCTGCCGGACCGGTCGAAGCAGGGCGCGGCCGTCGGTCTCGGCGTGGGGCCCGGCGTGATGTTCCTGATGTTTGCCGGCGGCGGTGGCGGCCGCGGCGGCGCGCCTGCGGCACCGAAACCTGCAAGCATCAACCACGTCTGTATGAACATGGAGAACTTCGTGCCCGACGCGGTGATGAAGACGCTGGCGTCATACGGAATCCCGCAGCGGGAAAATCCTCAAGGGCCGGTCGGTCCGCTGAAATCCTATATCAGTCTCCGCATGGAAAACCGCGGCGGCGCGCCGGGCGGCACACCCGAACTCTATTTCACGGACCCCGACGGGCTGCTCCTTCAGCTTCAGGATGTCACTTACTGTGGCGGCGCCGGCTTTCTGGGGAACGTCTGCGTGGGTTGA